Proteins from a genomic interval of Paenibacillus sp. RC334:
- the cmpA gene encoding cortex morphogenetic protein CmpA, with translation MPQWLSNQLMRAFYKKDRRQIKLLNDCWFFYHKAPGVEFDANNG, from the coding sequence TTGCCTCAATGGCTCAGCAACCAGCTTATGCGGGCCTTTTACAAAAAGGACCGGCGCCAGATCAAACTGTTGAATGACTGTTGGTTTTTTTATCATAAAGCACCGGGTGTAGAGTTTGATGCCAACAATGGGTAG
- a CDS encoding SprT family protein: MESKSISNSMSEEELQEWVEHISMESFGVPFRHRASFNSRLSSTGGRYFMKSHHIEINPHQLAAYGRPEVEKIIKHELCHYHLHLRGMGYQHRDADFKAWLARVGGSRHCQTLPGRAERKPQPYRYKLVCASCSQEYLRKRKMNPQRYRCGKCGGKLRLLALDGTP, encoded by the coding sequence ATGGAGTCCAAGTCCATAAGCAATTCCATGAGCGAGGAAGAGCTTCAGGAATGGGTGGAGCACATTTCAATGGAGAGTTTTGGCGTACCGTTTCGCCATCGTGCCAGCTTTAATTCGCGTCTGTCTTCCACAGGCGGTCGATATTTTATGAAAAGCCATCATATTGAAATTAATCCGCATCAGCTTGCAGCCTACGGGCGGCCCGAGGTGGAAAAAATTATTAAGCATGAGCTGTGCCATTATCATTTGCATTTGCGCGGGATGGGCTACCAGCACCGAGATGCGGATTTCAAAGCATGGTTGGCCCGTGTAGGAGGGAGCAGGCATTGCCAAACTCTACCGGGGAGAGCGGAACGGAAGCCGCAGCCCTATCGCTACAAGCTGGTGTGCGCCTCATGTAGTCAGGAATACTTACGGAAGCGTAAAATGAACCCGCAGCGTTACCGCTGCGGCAAATGCGGAGGTAAACTTCGTCTGCTGGCACTTGACGGCACCCCCTGA
- a CDS encoding Cof-type HAD-IIB family hydrolase: MKLFAIDLDGTLLNDEGKISKVNADSIRKAQQQDIQVTIATGRAAYDAWIKLEEAGLVTPVIGANGATVHDAQRRQLTSTPMDRNETFEVLSWLRENDFYYEVMTDRAIYSPQNGHQLLAVEMDRLLSANPDISLDALLHAAEKQYEQTGHTRIPSYEDIPLDVEIYNVLCFSFDQTKLNRGRERYRDFPGLNMVISSDRNFEVEHKDASKGNALRYLADYLSIPMEEAAAVGDSYNDISMLTMVGKGIAMGNANDDIKAVCSEVTLTNVENGVAHTLLNILDQLTKPTF; encoded by the coding sequence ATGAAACTGTTTGCGATTGATTTGGATGGAACTCTGCTAAACGACGAAGGAAAAATAAGTAAGGTGAACGCGGACTCAATCCGCAAGGCACAGCAGCAAGATATTCAGGTAACCATTGCCACGGGCAGAGCCGCTTATGATGCCTGGATCAAGCTGGAGGAAGCAGGACTTGTCACCCCCGTCATCGGGGCAAACGGCGCGACCGTACACGATGCACAGCGTCGCCAGCTAACCTCTACGCCTATGGACCGGAATGAAACGTTTGAAGTGCTTAGCTGGCTGCGCGAAAACGATTTTTATTATGAGGTCATGACAGACCGCGCTATTTATTCTCCACAAAACGGTCATCAGCTACTGGCTGTTGAAATGGATCGCCTGTTAAGCGCCAATCCGGATATTTCGCTGGATGCTCTGTTACATGCAGCCGAAAAACAATATGAACAGACCGGACATACCCGTATCCCCTCGTATGAAGACATTCCGCTGGATGTAGAGATTTATAACGTGCTGTGCTTCTCCTTTGATCAAACCAAGCTGAACCGGGGTCGTGAGCGTTACCGGGATTTTCCCGGCCTGAACATGGTCATTTCCTCAGACCGCAACTTCGAAGTCGAGCATAAGGATGCTTCCAAAGGAAACGCACTACGTTATCTGGCAGATTATTTGAGTATTCCCATGGAGGAAGCCGCAGCGGTAGGAGACAGCTATAACGATATTTCCATGCTGACAATGGTAGGTAAAGGCATCGCTATGGGCAATGCAAATGACGACATTAAGGCCGTCTGCTCTGAAGTTACCCTGACCAATGTAGAGAATGGCGTAGCTCATACTCTCCTAAATATACTGGATCAACTTACGAAGCCGACCTTTTAA